The nucleotide sequence CCTCACTTATGATTTTGAAGTGTACTCTGCTGCTCAAGAAAAATGGCTGGAAGTAAGTTCCATATCAAATTTTGAAACTTTTCAGGCTAATCGATTGAAACTTCGAATTAAAAATAAAGATGGCAAAAAAGAGTTAGCTCATACTTTAAATGGAAGTGCTCTTGCTTTGCCTAGAATTATTGCAGCATTACTGGAGAACAATCAAGCAGAAGATCATATTAAAATTCCTGAGGTGTTGCACTCATATATGGGATTCAAGGAGATTAGAAAAAACTAATGACCTCTGATGTAAAGTCTTTCGAAATTTGGTAAATAGATGATTAATTTCATGGCCTATTAAAATTTAAAACGCTATGAAAAATCTTACCTACTTGTTGTTGGTTTCTATTCTTTATTCATGTCAACCACAAGAAAAACAAGCTGCAAAGCTTAATTATCCTGAAACTCAAAAAACAGACACAACAGATGTCTATTTCGGAAATGAAGTTCCAGATCCATATAGATGGCTTGAGGATGATAACTCTACAGAGACAGCTTCTTGGGTAAGCTCGCAAAATAGTGTAACCAATTCTTACTTAAGTAACATAGATTTCAGAGATGAAGTAAAATCCAGATTAACGGAATTACAAAACTATGAAAGAATAAGTTCACCTTTTAAACGAGGAGATTATTACTATTTTTATAAGAATGATGGCTTACAAAACCAATCTGTAATTTATAGGTTGAAGAATTTTGGTGATGAACCAGAAGTTTTTCTGGACCCCAACAAATTCTCAGAGGATGGCACAACTGCTTTGGGTGGTATAAGTTTTTCAAGCGATTACAAATACACAGCTTACAATATATCTGAGGGTGGTTCTGATTGGAGAACTGCCTATGTGATGAACACAGAAACCAAAGAAATTTTAAATGATGAAATCAAGTGGATAAAGTTCTCTGGTATGAGTTGGTATGAAGGAGGATTCTTCTATCAGGGGTTTGATGAACCGAAAGATGGAGATAAGTTATCTGCAGCAAATCAATACGGTAAGGTTTATTATCACAAAGTAGGTGCAAATCAATCTGATGATAAGCTTATCTATTCAAATCCAGAAAATCCAGAAAATAGATTCGGAGCTAGTGTTAGTGAAGATGAACGTTTTTTATTCATTTATTCCTCAACAGGAACCAGTGGGAACGAGTTATATGTAAAAGACCTTTCTGATGCGAGCAGTAGCTTTAATCCAATAGTAACTGGTTTTGATAATGATCATTATATCGTTGATAACGATGGAGATGAATTGATTATTCATACAAATTTAAATGCTCCTAATAATCGTATTGTTCGAGTTAATTGTAAGAATCCTACTCCTGAAAATTGGGTAGACATGATTCCTGAATCAGAGAATGTGATGAGTGCCAGTATTGCGGGGGGCAATATTTTCACATCATATTTGATAGATGCAAAAACATCGATCAAGCAATATGATTATAAAGGGGAGATGATAAGGGAAGTAGAATTGCCTGGCATAGGAACGGCAGGAGGTTTTGGTGCAGCCGCCAGTGACGATGAACTATTCTATAGTTTTACTTCATTCACTACCCCCTCTTCAGTTTACAGATATAATATAGCCAGTGGTGAATCTGAATTGCATAGAAGACCTGAGATTGATTTCAATCCAGATGAATATGAAACTAAGCAAATATTTTACAGCAGCAAAGATGGAACTCAAGTTCCCATGTTCATTGTCTACAAGAAAGGCATTGAGTTAAATGGAAAAAATCCTACCCTGCTTTATTCATATGGAGGATTTAATATTAGTCTAAGACCTTCGTTTAGTACTTCCAGATTAGTATGGCTCGAAAATGGTGGCGTTTTTGCCATGCCTAACATAAGAGGCGGTGGAGAGTATGGAGAGAAATGGCATAAAGCTGGAACGAAACTTCAGAAGATCAATGTATTTGAAGATTTCATTGCTGCCGGAGAATACTTAATTAATGAAGGTTATACTTCATCAGATTATTTGGCACTTCAAGGTGGATCAAATGGTGGTCTTTTAGTAGGTGCTACTATCAATATGAGACCAGATTTAGCCAAGGTTGCTTTCCCTATGGTGGGTGTCATGGATATGCTCAGATATCAAAACTTCACCATTGGAAGAGCTTGGTCTGCTGATTATGGAACATCAGAAGATTCAGAGGAAATGTTTAATTATCTCTACTCGTATTCACCGGTACATAACATCGATCCTGAAGCTACTTACCCAGCAGTAATGGTAACTACTGCAGATCATGATGATAGAGTAGTACCAGCACATTCATTCAAATATGCTGCAACTCTTCAGGAAAAAAATAAGGACAACCCTAATCCACTTTTGATTCGAATTGAAACCAAAGCAGGTCATGGAGCAGGGATGTCTACCGAAAAGCGTATTGAATTAAGTGCGGACATGTTCTCCTTTGCTTGGTACAGTATGGGAGTTATCCCAGATGTAGCCAAGAAAAAAATGTAAAAAATTTAATTATTAACCCTTCTTCAACACAGGAGAAGGGTTTAAATTTTCTATCTATGACAACTATCCGAAAAGGAGAAAAAGAAGATCTCCCAAAGGTTTTAGATTTAATAAAAGAGTTAGCAATCTATGAAAAGGCCTTAGATCAGGTAGCAAATACTGTAGATCAGATGTTAGAGGATGGGTTTGGCTCACAACCAGTTTATGGGTTTATTGTAGCAGAAGAAGACCATCAAATCATAGGGACTTCCATTTATTACTATCGTTACAGCACATGGAAAGGCAAGCGTCTATACTTGGAGGACTTGGTGGTCACAGAAGCGCGAAGAGGAGATGGAGCAGGCAAACTTCTTTTTGAAGCAACTATAGATATCGCAAAACAAACGAAATGTTCTGGTATAATGTGGCAAGTACTCGATTGGAATGAACCAGCAATTAATTTTTACAAAAAATATAATACCAATTTTGAGAAAGAGTGGCTTAACTGTAACATAGATTTCTAGACTTCTTCCAATACAGT is from Marinobacter alexandrii and encodes:
- a CDS encoding prolyl oligopeptidase family serine peptidase, with translation MKNLTYLLLVSILYSCQPQEKQAAKLNYPETQKTDTTDVYFGNEVPDPYRWLEDDNSTETASWVSSQNSVTNSYLSNIDFRDEVKSRLTELQNYERISSPFKRGDYYYFYKNDGLQNQSVIYRLKNFGDEPEVFLDPNKFSEDGTTALGGISFSSDYKYTAYNISEGGSDWRTAYVMNTETKEILNDEIKWIKFSGMSWYEGGFFYQGFDEPKDGDKLSAANQYGKVYYHKVGANQSDDKLIYSNPENPENRFGASVSEDERFLFIYSSTGTSGNELYVKDLSDASSSFNPIVTGFDNDHYIVDNDGDELIIHTNLNAPNNRIVRVNCKNPTPENWVDMIPESENVMSASIAGGNIFTSYLIDAKTSIKQYDYKGEMIREVELPGIGTAGGFGAAASDDELFYSFTSFTTPSSVYRYNIASGESELHRRPEIDFNPDEYETKQIFYSSKDGTQVPMFIVYKKGIELNGKNPTLLYSYGGFNISLRPSFSTSRLVWLENGGVFAMPNIRGGGEYGEKWHKAGTKLQKINVFEDFIAAGEYLINEGYTSSDYLALQGGSNGGLLVGATINMRPDLAKVAFPMVGVMDMLRYQNFTIGRAWSADYGTSEDSEEMFNYLYSYSPVHNIDPEATYPAVMVTTADHDDRVVPAHSFKYAATLQEKNKDNPNPLLIRIETKAGHGAGMSTEKRIELSADMFSFAWYSMGVIPDVAKKKM
- a CDS encoding GNAT family N-acetyltransferase; the encoded protein is MTTIRKGEKEDLPKVLDLIKELAIYEKALDQVANTVDQMLEDGFGSQPVYGFIVAEEDHQIIGTSIYYYRYSTWKGKRLYLEDLVVTEARRGDGAGKLLFEATIDIAKQTKCSGIMWQVLDWNEPAINFYKKYNTNFEKEWLNCNIDF